A region of Nakaseomyces glabratus chromosome M, complete sequence DNA encodes the following proteins:
- the CYN1 gene encoding amino acid permease (CAGL0M00154g~Plasma membrane high affinity cystine specific transporter; present only in pathogenic yeasts; confers the ability to utilize cystine as a sulfur source) has protein sequence MSSSISDREAVKVDSGKQEIYEVSSSLDIDELRSDFDPEQNIREDLTRALSPRHINMISIAGIIGTGLYLSTAKSLHNGGPASLFMNYTIIGGVVYLTMLCLGEMSTFMPISGSFCSYARKFGSESFACALMWNYWFNDAVSVASDLTALQLVLDYWHTADHHFPYWGASLIFWFFVLFLNVIHVRIYGEAEYWLAMLKVIAIVIFFIMSIIVNVGKNPQHEYIGFKNWTHGEAPFVNGFKGFASLFVSACFAYGGTESITLTGGEASNPVRNTPKIVKTVFWRILIFYVLSTFFIGMNIPYDYPGLSTKSVMTSPFTLVFQMAGTRGAGSFMNAVILTSVISACNHALFAGSRIMYNMALDGYLPKKIVGRTNRYKAPYVAVLITWAVGGLCLGASFIGAGTLWTWLQNIVGVSNQIAWLCIGITSIRFRKGLEVQGKTDLLQFKNWTYPFGPYFLVIFTVFIILIQGWQAFDPWSVTDFFSVYLELFVFPFVYIIWWLWKRDWFVKYEDMDFVTDRYIPTKEIVELNERLDNLKGWKKVRQIFSDYIA, from the coding sequence ATGAGTTCGTCTATATCAGACCGGGAGGCTGTTAAAGTCGACTCTGGCAAGCAAGAAATATATGAAGTGAGCAGCTCGCTAGACATCGATGAGTTGAGGTCTGATTTTGATCCGGAGCAAAATATTCGTGAAGATTTGACCAGAGCATTAAGTCCCAGGCACATTAACATGATATCTATTGCAGGCATTATCGGGACAGGTCTATATTTATCTACTGCGAAGTCCTTGCATAATGGTGGTCCAGCTTCGTTGTTTATGAATTATACAATTATAGGTGGTGTAGTATATTTGACTATGTTATGTCTGGGGGAAATGTCGACATTCATGCCTATCAGCGGTTCGTTTTGTTCATATGCACGCAAATTTGGCTCAGAATCCTTCGCATGTGCATTGATGTGGAATTATTGGTTTAATGACGCTGTCTCTGTGGCAAGTGACTTAACTGCATTACAGCTGGTCTTGGATTACTGGCATACCGCTGATCACCATTTCCCATACTGGGGTGCTTCCCTTATATTCTGGTTTTTTGTCTTATTCTTAAACGTTATCCATGTTAGAATTTATGGGGAAGCAGAATATTGGTTAGCTATGTTAAAAGTTATTGCCATTGTtatctttttcattatGTCTATTATTGTGAACGTTGGTAAGAATCCCCAACATGAGTACATTGGTTTCAAGAATTGGACACATGGCGAGGCTCCTTTTGTTAATGGTTTCAAGGGTTTTGCATCATTATTTGTTAGCGCCTGTTTTGCTTATGGTGGTACTGAATCAATCACTTTAACTGGTGGTGAAGCTAGTAATCCTGTTAGAAATACGCCAAAGATTGTAAAAACTGTCTTCTGGAGAATATTGATATTCTACGTTTTATCCACATTTTTCATTGGTATGAATATTCCATATGACTACCCAGGTTTATCTACTAAATCTGTCATGACTTCTCCTTTTACTCTTGTGTTCCAAATGGCAGGTACTCGTGGGGCTGGTTCCTTTATGAACGCTGTCATTTTAACAAGTGTTATTAGCGCATGTAATCATGCACTATTTGCAGGTAGTAGAATTATGTACAACATGGCTTTGGATGGGTACTTGCCAAAGAAAATTGTTGGACGTACTAATAGATATAAGGCGCCATATGTTGCTGTGTTGATCACTTGGGCTGTCGGTGGTTTGTGCCTGGGTGCCAGTTTTATAGGTGCGGGTACTCTATGGACCTGGTTACAAAACATTGTTGGTGTTTCAAACCAAATTGCATGGTTATGTATTGGTATTACATCAATCAGATTCAGAAAAGGTCTTGAAGTTCAAGGAAAAACCGACTTACTGCAGTTCAAGAACTGGACATATCCCTTTGGTCCTTATTTCCTTGTAATTTTCACTGTTTTCATCATCCTTATTCAAGGTTGGCAAGCATTTGATCCATGGAGCGTTACAGATTTTTTCTCTGTTTATTTGGAGCTCTTCGTTTTTCCATTTGTCTATATTATATGGTGGTTATGGAAGAGAGATTGGTTTGTTAAGTATGAAGATATGGACTTTGTGACTGATAGATATATCCCAACCAAGGAAATTGTGGAACTTAACGAAAGACTAGACAACCTAAAAGGTTGGAAGAAGGTGAGACAAATCTTTAGTGACTACATCGCCTAA
- a CDS encoding uncharacterized protein (CAGL0M00242g~Ortholog(s) have 8-oxo-dGDP phosphatase activity, thiamine diphosphokinase activity, role in thiamine biosynthetic process and cytosol localization) translates to MVKVETDSATGRQILVRTTEDNREGFSFVEVIDRVDSLPSDFELNEQFRKNVFYMTTHDGVKVGFVNRGILEEIQRVANEELLELFEIKEAENILQFKYNLDFDSRNTRLDELGLKLRDKSKLQGVKGWRNEKYAVWVGKKPYVLVERALSGVLGIITYGVHVNGYMFDEHTQEIKFWIPRRSKDKPTWPYLLDNVIAGGLGYPYGIEETLYKESIEEANLDKESIQKNIRAGGVVSYFYFPKGNIRDNFYNESSAIVGEVEYIYDLRFDSNMKPSPNDGEVDSFNLLDLQQTIDALVNNEFKPNCGLIMLEFLIRYGYINAENEPNYLKIINRMHRSFPFPTLN, encoded by the coding sequence ATGGTAAAAGTGGAAACGGATAGCGCTACTGGGAGGCAAATTCTAGTAAGAACAACTGAGGATAATAGAGAGGGTTTTAGTTTTGTTGAAGTGATTGATAGAGTTGATTCATTGCCTTCAGATTTTGAACTCAATGAGCAATTTAGGAAAAATGTTTTCTATATGACTACTCATGACGGTGTCAAAGTCGGATTTGTTAATCGTGGAATTCtagaagaaatacaaaGGGTTGCAAACGAAGAATTGCTAGAATTGTTTGAAATAAAGGAAGCTGAAAATATACTACAGTTTAAGTATAACTTAGATTTTGATAGCAGAAATACTAGATTGGATGAGTTAGGGTTAAAATTACGAGATAAATCAAAGTTGCAAGGAGTGAAAGGTTggagaaatgaaaaatatgcTGTGTGGGTAGGTAAGAAGCCATATGTTTTGGTGGAGAGAGCTCTCTCTGGTGTTTTAGGTATTATTACATACGGTGTACATGTTAACGGTTACATGTTCGATGAACACACCCAAGAGATAAAGTTTTGGATTCCACGACGCTCAAAAGATAAACCTACTTGGCCATATCTTCTAGATAATGTAATTGCGGGAGGATTGGGTTATCCTTATGGTATTGAAGAGACTCTGTATAAAGAGAGTATAGAAGAAGCGAATCTTGATAAAGAGTCaattcaaaagaatattagGGCAGGAGGTGTTGTTTCATACTTTTACTTTCCAAAAGGAAATATTAGGGATAACTTCTATAACGAATCATCCGCTATTGTTGGAGAGgtagaatatatatatgatttGAGATTTGACTCCAATATGAAACCCTCACCTAATGATGGGGAGGTCGACAGTTTCAATTTACTGGATTTACAGCAAACCATAGATGCCTTAGTTAATAATGAATTCAAGCCAAACTGTGGGCTCATTATGCTTGAATTCCTAATCAGATATGGATATATCAATGCAGAAAACGAACCTAATTACTTGAAAATCATCAATAGAATGCATAGGAGTTTTCCATTTCCTACGCTAAACTAA
- the MGM101 gene encoding Mgm101p (CAGL0M00198g~Ortholog(s) have double-stranded DNA binding, single-stranded DNA binding activity and role in DNA strand renaturation, cellular response to drug, interstrand cross-link repair, mitochondrial genome maintenance, recombinational repair) translates to MQRLLKFSGHGSRALFLARRWNSNIASGTAGTFQTTAKPLRSVKPTEAALALNGKFLESTNGNENGITSMGSIDWYTSWHGLGSKPFDATVQKALALPLEPTDIEIKPDGLIYLPEIKYRRILNRAFGAGGWGLVPRSQTIVTSKLVTREYGLVCHGQLVSVSRGEQDYFSETGIPTATEGCKSNALMRCCKDLGIGSELWDPVFIKRFKTEHCVEKFVTHIATSKKKKIWIRKDRSVEYPYKA, encoded by the coding sequence ATGCAAAGGCTTTTGAAATTTAGTGGGCATGGCAGCAGGGCGTTGTTCCTGGCCCGGAGGTGGAACTCTAACATAGCGAGTGGGACGGCTGGCACGTTTCAAACCACTGCTAAGCCACTGAGATCTGTCAAGCCAACAGAAGCAGCTTTGGCACTTAACGGGAAGTTTCTGGAGTCAACAAATGGTAACGAAAATGGTATCACTTCTATGGGCTCGATCGATTGGTACACTTCATGGCATGGTCTTGGCAGTAAACCGTTTGATGCCACTGTACAAAAAGCACTCGCGTTACCTTTGGAACCAACAGACATAGAAATCAAACCCGACGGGCTGATATATCTCCCAGAGATCAAGTACAGACGCATATTGAATAGGGCCTTCGGAGCTGGTGGTTGGGGTCTTGTGCCCAGGTCCCAAACCATCGTAACATCAAAACTAGTGACACGAGAATACGGATTAGTATGCCACGGCCAGTTGGTAAGCGTTTCACGTGGTGAACAGGATTATTTCTCGGAGACAGGAATACCCACAGCCACAGAAGGGTGCAAGAGTAATGCTCTAATGAGGTGCTGCAAGGATCTAGGTATCGGTTCAGAGCTATGGGATCCTGTATTTATCAAGAGGTTCAAGACTGAGCACTGTGTGGAGAAATTCGTGACACATATTGCAacatcaaaaaaaaagaaaatatggATAAGAAAGGATAGATCAGTTGAGTATCCTTACAAAGCATAA
- the IPA1 gene encoding putative polyadenylation protein (CAGL0M00264g~Ortholog(s) have cytosol, nucleus localization) — MKYLVEELENVGVTLIAVEALNNVSYSISTNRSTLELRVINDSYKTSIRLKGLNLDNLYDEKNGHIHLSETSCGYVRLKRKTQALTNRISLVDLPDDKWNIERFKKMQGFQIACNNCKLVVLDSEVNIKKISEMPSEFWAEFMDYWHCHKPTIGESKTDAKPYDYYKELKPRLNEVLVGNTYFQTIGSTIDRKVVVQTDGSVDCSNCRSTLGYKEGSEILVLEKQNLQLQDTFKELSEDYPGYLVVLARILSLLKFNSTRYFALKTGGQKPIFIWVLAYDCSVAYTGNELVQRAYKLLYKDSWDRPPSSMEDIQLSDDLLDSFLQQLTKIHELIPENLKMFNGWKVSYMSIEDTNPI; from the coding sequence ATGAAATATCTGGTTGAAGAACTAGAAAATGTTGGTGTCACGTTAATAGCTGTTGAAGCTCTGAATAATGTTAGTTATTCTATATCAACAAACAGATCAACTCTTGAGCTAAGAGTTATAAACGATAGCTATAAAACCTCTATAAGATTGAAAGGATTGAATTTAGACAATTTatatgatgaaaaaaatgggCACATACATCTGAGTGAAACAAGTTGTGGCTATGTTAGACTAAAACGTAAAACTCAGGCATTGACAAATAGAATCTCGCTGGTGGATTTACCAGATGACAAATGGAATATCGAGCGTTTTAAGAAAATGCAGGGTTTTCAGATAGCCTGTAATAACTGCAAACTTGTAGTTTTGGATTCTGAAGTAAATATTAAGAAAATCTCAGAGATGCCATCTGAATTCTGGGCAGAATTCATGGATTATTGGCATTGCCACAAACCAACTATAGGAGAGTCAAAAACGGATGCAAAACCGTACGATTATTATAAAGAGTTAAAACCCCGTCTAAATGAAGTTTTAGTCGGCAATACTTATTTTCAAACTATTGGGTCAACTATTGACAGGAAGGTGGTTGTTCAAACGGATGGAAGTGTTGATTGTAGTAATTGCAGATCTACGCTTGGGTATAAGGAGGGTTCCGAAATTCTAGTCCTCGAGAAACAGAACTTGCAACTGCAAGACACTTTCAAGGAACTATCGGAAGATTACCCGGGCTACCTTGTGGTGCTGGCAAGAATACTCAGCTTACTTAAGTTCAACTCCACCAGATATTTTGCCCTTAAAACTGGGGGTCAAAAGCCGATTTTTATTTGGGTTCTTGCGTATGATTGTAGCGTTGCTTATACAGGGAATGAACTTGTTCAAAGAGCATACAAGCTATTATATAAGGATTCGTGGGATCGACCTCCATCTAGTATGGAAGACATACAATTATCTGATGATCTATTAGATAGTTTTTTACAGCAACTGACCAAAATTCATGAACTGATACCTGAAAATCTCAAGATGTTTAATGGTTGGAAAGTATCCTATATGTCTATTGAGGATACTAATCCCATATAA
- the PMT4 gene encoding dolichyl-phosphate-mannose-protein mannosyltransferase (CAGL0M00220g~Ortholog(s) have dolichyl-phosphate-mannose-protein mannosyltransferase activity) — MAVTKRSPGTKKFGSSASKESSVDVDDVSLKYNKGVAATEQLAQNWLLNPKPDSDNSYRLGFYLVTAIAFAVRFYKIYYPREVVFDEVHFGKFASYYLERTFFFDVHPPLAKMMIAFIGWLCNYDGSFKFEEIGLSYDKHPAPFLAYRSFNALLGTLTVSIMFESMKELNFKAITCFLASMLVAIDNAHVTETRLILLDAILLISVAATVYSYIRFYKLQLKEPFSWNWYIWLYLTGFSLSCVISTKYIGVMTYAAIGIPVVVNLWQLLDINAKLSIRMLIKHIGRRLNGLILIPFIIYLFWFYVHFAILNVSGPGDVFMSSEFQDTLHDSEATKLSKEVQFFDIVTFENQDTGAFLHSHLARYPLRYEDDRVSSQGQQVTCYTHEDVNNQWEILPVADKAKGDNIRFGDEFRLRHVGTDSYLLAHDVASPLYPTNEEITTVHKDDALGARANSTIFRFQPINKKDEGHIIKSKNAVLRIIHKETVVALWSHNDELLPDWGFGQQEVNGNKKMTDSGNAWTIDSIMNLDEKRSAYAPKEIKSMPFFNKWLELQKLMFEQNNKLTSEHPFASQPESWPGSMSGVSFWTKNEERRQIYFIGNIIGFWFQVISFAVYVGIIIADQITRQRGYFALNKVTREKLYGPLAYLFCGWACHYFPFFLMGRQKFLHHYLPAHLIAALFAAGLWETVFSRCKSDDPYKDEEKPGVSFEKYPAIYTAAYITFNITVLAALVWCFVFFSPLIYATPLSAREVIKRKWLDISLSFAK; from the coding sequence ATGGCAGTTACCAAGCGGTCTCCTGGAACTAAGAAATTTGGCTCAAGCGCCTCTAAGGAGTCCTCAGTGGATGTGGACGATgtatctttgaaatacaACAAAGGCGTTGCTGCCACAGAGCAACTCGCTCAGAATTGGTTGCTGAACCCTAAACCGGACTCTGATAATAGTTACAGGCTTGGTTTTTACTTAGTCACAGCCATTGCTTTTGCAGTGAGATTCTATAAGATTTACTATCCTCGTGAAGTGGTCTTCGATGAAGTACACTTCGGAAAGTTTGCTTCCTATTATTTGGAGAGGACATTCTTTTTCGATGTTCATCCTCCTTTGGCTAAGATGATGATTGCTTTCATCGGTTGGCTATGTAACTACGACGGCTCCTTCaagtttgaagaaatcGGATTGAGTTACGACAAGCACCCTGCACCTTTCTTAGCGTACCGTTCATTTAATGCTTTACTGGGCACTTTGACTGTATCTATCATGTTTGAATCTATGAAGGAATTGAACTTTAAGGCCATAACCTGCTTCCTTGCATCAATGCTAGTCGCTATTGACAACGCCCATGTAACCGAGACTAGATTGATTTTATTGGATGCCATTTTGTTAATTTCGGTTGCTGCAACTGTTTACTCTTACATTAGATTCTATAAACTACAGTTGAAAGAACCATTTTCTTGGAACTGGTACATTTGGTTGTACTTGACTGGTTTCTCCTTGTCCTGTGTTATCTCGACTAAATATATTGGTGTGATGACGTATGCAGCTATCGGGATTCCTGTGGTGGTTAACTTGTGGCAATTGTTGGATATTAACGCAAAACTTTCAATCAGGATGTTGATCAAACATATAGGTAGAAGATTGAACGGGTTGATTCTTATCCCATTCATTATTTACCTCTTTTGGTTTTACGTCCACTTTGCCATTTTGAATGTTTCGGGACCCGGTGACGTTTTCATGTCTTCTGAGTTTCAAGATACTCTTCATGACTCTGAAGCTACAAAGCTATCTAAAGAAGTTCAATTCTTCGATATCGTTACCTTTGAGAATCAAGACACAGGTGCTTTCCTACATTCGCACCTTGCTCGTTACCCATTACGTTATGAGGATGATAGAGTCTCCTCCCAGGGACAACAGGTTACATGTTATACGCATGAAGACGTTAATAATCAATGGGAAATTCTTCCAGTTGCAGACAAGGCCAAAGGTGATAATATAAGATTTGGTGATGAATTTAGATTGAGACATGTTGGAACTGACTCTTATTTGTTAGCTCATGATGTTGCATCTCCACTTTACCCCACAAATGAGGAAATTACTACAGTTCACAAAGACGATGCCTTGGGAGCAAGAGCAAACTCTACCATTTTTAGATTTCAACCAATTAACAAGAAAGATGAGGGTCATAtcataaaatcaaaaaacgCAGTCTTACGTATAATTCATAAAGAGACTGTCGTAGCTCTATGGTCTCACAATGATGAGCTTCTACCTGATTGGGGTTTCGGACAACAAGAAGTCAATGGTAATAAGAAAATGACGGACTCTGGTAACGCCTGGACAATCGACAGTATCATGAATCTAGATGAAAAGAGAAGTGCTTATGCTCCTAAAGAAATCAAGAGCATGCCTTTCTTTAACAAATGGTTAGAACTACAAAAGTTAATGTTCGAGCAGAATAATAAACTGACGTCTGAGCATCCTTTTGCTTCCCAGCCCGAATCATGGCCCGGAAGTATGTCTGGTGTTTCATTCTGGACTAAAAATGAAGAGAGGCGCCAAATTTACTTCATTGGTAACATTATTGGTTTCTGGTTCCAGGTTATTAGTTTCGCTGTTTATGTAGGAATAATCATTGCTGATCAAATTACAAGACAACGTGGTTACTTTGCCTTGAACAAGGTTACCAGGGAAAAACTATATGGTCCATTAGCGTACCTATTCTGTGGTTGGGCTTGTCATTATTTCCCATTCTTTTTGATGGGTCGTCAGAAGTTTCTGCATCACTATTTGCCAGCACATTTGATTGCAGCACTATTTGCCGCGGGTCTGTGGGAAACCGTTTTTAGTAGATGTAAATCTGACGACCCATACAAAGATGAGGAAAAGCCAGGTGTTAGTTTTGAGAAATACCCAGCTATTTACACTGCTGCTTATATTACATTTAACATCACTGTTCTGGCAGCTTTGGTTTGGTGTTTTGTATTCTTTTCTCCTCTGATTTACGCTACTCCACTAAGTGCTAGAGAAGTAATCAAGAGAAAATGGTTAGATATTTCATTGAGTTTTGCTAAATAA
- the BAT2 gene encoding branched-chain-amino-acid transaminase BAT2 (CAGL0M00176g~Ortholog(s) have L-isoleucine transaminase activity, L-leucine transaminase activity, L-valine transaminase activity) yields the protein MDASRLKITKVSTPSERKPNDQLVFGKTFTDHMLTIEWTSENGWDAPEIKPYGKLCLDPSSIVFHYAFELFEGMKAYRTKDGKIAMFRPEKNMERMNKSAARICLPTFDGEELIKLIGKLIELDKHLIPEGEGYSLYIRPTLIGTSEGLGVKEPDRALLFVICSPVGPYYKTGFKAVRLDATDYATRAWPGGVGDKKLGANYAPCVLPQTQAAAKGFQQNLWLFGPEHYVTEVGTMNAFFAFNCKETGKKELVTAPLDGTILEGVTRDSILTLARKYLDPNEWEINERYFTIHEVQEKAHKGELLEAFGSGTAAIVSPIKEIGWKDTIINVPLIPGEQSGPLTKQIASWMMDIQYGKVELDNWLRIVADIN from the coding sequence atggaCGCATCAAGGTTGAAGATCACAAAAGTTTCCACTCCAAGTGAAAGAAAGCCAAATGACCAGCTAGTCTTTGGTAAGACTTTTACCGATCATATGCTGACCATTGAATGGACCTCTGAGAATGGTTGGGACGCTCCGGAGATCAAACCATATGGCAAATTATGTCTTGATCCTTCATCAATTGTATTCCATTATGCCTTCGAGCTGTTTGAAGGTATGAAAGCATACAGAACAAAGGATGGTAAAATTGCAATGTTCAGACCTGAAAAAAACATGGAAAGAATGAACAAGTCTGCAGCAAGAATTTGCCTGCCAACATTTGACGGGGAAGAATTGATCAAACTGATCGGGAAGCTGATCGAATTAGATAAGCACTTGATTCCTGAAGGTGAGGGATACTCTCTCTATATTAGACCCACTTTGATCGGTACATCTGAAGGCCTTGGTGTAAAAGAGCCAGACAGAGCCCTACTTTTTGTCATTTGTTCTCCTGTTGGCCCTTATTATAAAACTGGATTTAAGGCAGTTCGCTTGGATGCTACAGACTATGCAACAAGAGCATGGCCAGGTGGCGTCGGTGACAAAAAACTGGGCGCTAATTATGCTCCTTGTGTATTACCCCAGACGCAGGCTGCCGCTAAGGGTTTCCAGCAAAATTTGTGGTTATTTGGTCCGGAGCACTATGTCACGGAAGTTGGTACAATGAACGCATTTTTTGCATTTAATTGTAAGGAAACCGGTAAGAAAGAATTGGTCACTGCGCCATTAGATGGAACTATTTTGGAAGGTGTTACTAGAGACTCCATCTTAACTCTTGCTAGAAAGTATTTGGATCCTAATGAATGGGAGATTAATGAAAGATATTTCACTATTCATGAGGTCCAAGAAAAGGCTCATAAAGGTGAATTATTAGAGGCATTTGGAAGTGGTACAGCAGCTATTGTTTCCCCTATCAAGGAGATTGGATGGAAAGACACTATTATCAATGTTCCTTTGATTCCTGGAGAACAAAGCGGACCACTTACAAAACAAATAGCATCATGGATGATGGATATCCAATATGGTAAAGTAGAACTTGATAACTGGTTAAGAATTGTTGCAGACATTAATTAA